The following proteins are encoded in a genomic region of Chloracidobacterium sp.:
- a CDS encoding radical SAM protein, translated as MDLRITEIFLSIQGESSHAGRPCSFVRLTGCPMRCTWCDSEYTFTGGERMPFDAIFEKLDEFGCGLVEVTGGEPLAQKNVFPFITELCDRGYEVLIETGGFVSTELVDPRATIILDVKCPASGESERNHWPNLERLRPEKDEVKFVIADMNDWQFALDITERYGLERHTKELLISPVFGIDMRPLAQAVAKSGLPIRFNLQVHKYVWGADVHGV; from the coding sequence ATGGACCTTCGCATCACAGAGATCTTCCTGTCGATACAGGGCGAATCTTCGCACGCCGGACGGCCTTGCTCCTTTGTACGGCTGACCGGCTGCCCAATGCGCTGCACTTGGTGCGACAGCGAATATACATTTACGGGCGGTGAGCGAATGCCGTTCGATGCGATCTTTGAAAAACTCGACGAGTTCGGCTGCGGCCTTGTCGAAGTTACGGGCGGCGAGCCGCTTGCGCAAAAGAATGTGTTCCCTTTTATCACCGAACTTTGCGACCGCGGTTACGAGGTGCTGATCGAAACAGGCGGCTTCGTTTCGACCGAACTTGTCGATCCGCGGGCAACGATCATCCTCGATGTAAAGTGCCCCGCGTCAGGCGAGTCTGAACGCAATCACTGGCCGAACCTCGAGCGGCTGCGGCCCGAAAAGGACGAGGTGAAATTCGTTATCGCGGATATGAACGATTGGCAGTTCGCTCTTGATATAACCGAGCGGTACGGCCTTGAAAGGCATACAAAAGAGCTGCTGATCTCGCCCGTCTTCGGCATCGATATGCGGCCGCTCGCACAAGCAGTCGCAAAAAGCGGCCTGCCGATCCGATTCAATCTGCAAGTGCATAAATACGTTTGGGGAGCCGATGTTCACGGCGTTTGA
- a CDS encoding DoxX family protein has product MKYTDIIRELPLLFAAMFTAILFLQSGLDKVFDRKGNLEWLTGHFSKTFVAGMVPVMLAQITVLELLTGIAAAAGTIYFFAAGSTIVIFIASILGALTLSALFVGQRIAKDYPGAAVLVPYFILELIAMYLSMPKGI; this is encoded by the coding sequence ATGAAATATACGGACATCATAAGGGAATTGCCGCTGCTTTTTGCCGCGATGTTCACGGCGATCCTTTTTCTTCAATCGGGCCTTGACAAGGTCTTTGACCGGAAAGGGAACCTTGAGTGGCTGACCGGCCATTTTTCTAAGACGTTCGTTGCGGGTATGGTGCCTGTGATGCTCGCTCAAATAACGGTTCTCGAACTGCTTACGGGCATTGCCGCTGCCGCAGGGACCATTTATTTCTTCGCCGCCGGTTCAACGATCGTTATTTTTATTGCGTCTATCCTTGGTGCGTTGACCTTGAGTGCGCTGTTCGTCGGGCAAAGGATCGCAAAGGATTATCCGGGAGCCGCAGTCCTGGTGCCGTACTTTATACTCGAACTCATCGCAATGTATCTTTCGATGCCGAAGGGCATCTGA
- the queC gene encoding 7-cyano-7-deazaguanine synthase QueC, whose amino-acid sequence MRSISIVLVSGGMDSCVTAAIAAAANCNLVFLHISYGQRTEERERRAFNDIADHFGVKDRLDVSIEYLAKIGGSSLTDEAIAVSDADLESKTVPTSYVPFRNANMLAIATSWAEVIGADSIFIGAVFEDSSGYPDCRPQFYDAFQQTMNEGTKPDTHIEIRTPIIHLSKAEIVKRGLELDAPLHLTWSCYRSNGPAACGTCDSCALRLRGFAQAGVADPIEYAD is encoded by the coding sequence ATGAGATCGATATCTATCGTCCTTGTTTCAGGCGGAATGGACAGTTGCGTAACGGCCGCGATCGCTGCGGCGGCAAACTGCAACCTTGTATTCCTTCATATTTCCTACGGACAGCGTACGGAAGAAAGAGAGCGGAGAGCATTTAACGACATTGCCGATCATTTCGGCGTCAAGGATCGCCTCGATGTCTCGATCGAGTATCTTGCAAAGATCGGAGGTTCGTCGCTGACGGATGAAGCGATCGCGGTCTCTGACGCCGATCTTGAGTCAAAAACCGTGCCGACGAGCTACGTTCCGTTCCGCAACGCGAATATGCTCGCGATAGCGACGAGCTGGGCCGAGGTCATCGGTGCAGATTCGATCTTTATCGGCGCGGTCTTTGAGGATTCGAGCGGTTATCCTGACTGCCGCCCGCAATTCTATGATGCATTTCAGCAGACGATGAACGAAGGCACCAAACCCGACACGCATATCGAGATACGTACACCGATCATTCACCTCTCAAAGGCCGAGATCGTTAAGCGAGGGCTTGAACTCGATGCTCCGCTGCATCTTACGTGGTCTTGTTACCGCTCGAACGGGCCGGCGGCATGCGGAACGTGCGATTCGTGTGCGCTGCGGCTGCGCGGCTTTGCACAAGCCGGCGTTGCAGATCCTATCGAGTACGCGGACTAA
- a CDS encoding DHA2 family efflux MFS transporter permease subunit codes for MAADAAQHDVWVPSFNPWIIAISVMLATVMEVLDTSVANVALPHIAGNLSATSEEATWVLTSYLISNAIILPATSWITKYIGRKRFLIICITTFTLASALCGAAPSLGFLIAARVLQGMGGGALQPIAQAVLLESFPIEKRGAAMALYGMGIVLAPIIGPTLGGWITDNYSWRWIFYVNLPVGALAAFMANSFVEDPPYLRDQKPGRIDYFGFGLMALGLGALELTLDLGQQKDWFESSVIIFTAATSGISLLGFVIWELVTPEPIVNLRVFLNRNFAVSCAMIASLGVVLYGSTALLPLFLQTILGYPALQSGMAVSPRGVGSIISMVIVGRLIGRIDSRYLILFGFATLGISTYMFTDISLYIGFWSIAIPMVISGFAMGFLFPPLTTMSVATLPQREIGNASGVYNLMRNTGGSVGIAIMMTLLQRRQQMHQSYLSEHFNEYSPAYQHLLQQIKAGLGAAADPYTASQQAYQIMYGMLARQAAVLAYIDDFALMAVLCAVCVPAVLLFKKIKKPQPGHSIMAE; via the coding sequence ATGGCCGCTGATGCCGCACAGCATGACGTATGGGTTCCGAGTTTTAACCCTTGGATCATCGCGATCTCGGTAATGCTCGCGACGGTTATGGAGGTCCTCGACACCTCTGTCGCGAATGTCGCGCTTCCGCACATTGCCGGCAACCTCTCGGCCACGAGCGAGGAAGCAACTTGGGTTCTCACAAGCTATCTCATCTCGAACGCGATCATTCTGCCGGCAACAAGCTGGATCACTAAATACATAGGCCGCAAACGCTTCCTGATAATTTGTATAACGACATTCACGCTGGCTTCGGCGCTGTGCGGTGCGGCTCCGAGCCTTGGTTTCTTGATCGCCGCCCGCGTGCTGCAAGGCATGGGCGGCGGAGCACTGCAGCCGATCGCACAGGCCGTACTGCTTGAGAGCTTCCCCATAGAGAAGCGCGGTGCGGCAATGGCTCTTTACGGAATGGGCATTGTGCTTGCGCCGATCATCGGCCCGACGCTTGGCGGCTGGATAACCGACAACTATTCCTGGCGTTGGATCTTTTACGTTAATCTGCCCGTCGGCGCGCTTGCGGCTTTTATGGCAAATTCCTTTGTTGAGGATCCGCCGTATCTTCGCGATCAGAAGCCGGGAAGGATCGACTATTTCGGATTCGGCCTTATGGCTCTCGGTCTTGGCGCCCTTGAGCTGACACTCGATCTTGGCCAGCAAAAGGATTGGTTCGAGTCGTCTGTGATCATTTTCACGGCTGCGACATCAGGCATCTCGCTGCTTGGTTTTGTCATTTGGGAACTGGTCACGCCTGAACCGATCGTCAATCTCCGCGTATTTTTGAACCGGAATTTTGCTGTAAGCTGTGCGATGATCGCCTCGCTCGGCGTCGTCCTCTATGGCTCCACCGCGCTTCTGCCACTGTTTCTGCAAACGATCCTTGGCTATCCTGCTCTCCAGAGCGGTATGGCGGTAAGCCCGCGCGGAGTCGGCTCGATAATCTCAATGGTCATTGTCGGGCGGCTTATCGGCCGTATCGATTCGCGTTACCTGATATTGTTCGGGTTCGCAACGCTTGGCATTTCGACGTATATGTTCACGGACATAAGCCTCTATATCGGCTTCTGGAGCATTGCGATACCGATGGTCATAAGCGGCTTTGCAATGGGCTTTCTTTTCCCTCCGCTTACCACAATGTCTGTGGCAACGCTTCCGCAGCGTGAGATCGGCAATGCCAGCGGCGTTTATAATCTTATGCGAAATACCGGCGGCAGCGTCGGTATCGCGATAATGATGACGCTGCTTCAGCGTCGGCAGCAGATGCACCAAAGCTACCTAAGCGAGCACTTCAATGAGTATTCACCCGCATATCAGCATCTCCTTCAGCAGATAAAGGCGGGATTGGGGGCAGCGGCCGACCCTTACACCGCTTCGCAGCAGGCGTATCAGATAATGTATGGGATGTTAGCTCGCCAAGCCGCAGTACTCGCTTATATTGATGACTTTGCCCTTATGGCCGTTCTTTGTGCCGTCTGCGTACCGGCCGTGCTCTTATTCAAAAAAATCAAGAAACCACAGCCGGGCCACTCCATAATGGCCGAATAG
- a CDS encoding insulinase family protein, which produces MKDSINETRLDSGAVVLSDRMEGARSATLGFFFRVGARDEPEGLNGISHFIEHTVFKGTSRRTALDIAIEQDRLGGNLDAFTTHEETGFAIKVIDDRLPRAFDLIADMLLEPRFAEPDLKSEQKVIIEELKMVEDSPEDHLGEVFAEAYFAGHPLGKNIAGTAASVNSFDHDITERYHKARFTAAELVIAAAGNIDHDALVEMAIRYGFATPNGSEAPRQIVKNEPQPAAPFIVKANETLEQAHFILAAPLVGAGDPRRYAADILANLIGGGTSSRLWQQIREQRGLAYSVGAAATLFRDCGIFSVSAATAPEHLEEAVKISVAEMSAVAKDGVTDDELELAKEQARTSLLLSLEDSASRTASLAQSEMTHGRQITIEEVMDQIDSVSADDCGALAAEFFSTDKLAFAALGDIDELSLDHSILTV; this is translated from the coding sequence ATGAAAGATTCGATAAATGAAACACGGCTCGACAGCGGTGCGGTCGTCCTTTCGGACAGAATGGAAGGCGCGCGCAGTGCTACGCTCGGTTTCTTTTTTCGCGTGGGCGCACGCGACGAGCCGGAAGGGCTCAACGGCATTTCGCATTTCATCGAACACACGGTCTTCAAAGGTACATCACGGCGAACGGCGCTCGATATCGCCATCGAACAAGATCGGCTTGGCGGCAACCTCGATGCCTTTACGACGCATGAAGAGACCGGCTTTGCGATAAAGGTGATAGACGACCGTTTGCCGCGTGCCTTCGATCTGATCGCGGATATGCTACTGGAACCGCGATTTGCCGAACCCGACCTAAAAAGTGAGCAAAAGGTGATAATCGAGGAGCTGAAGATGGTCGAGGACTCGCCCGAGGATCATCTCGGTGAGGTCTTTGCCGAAGCGTATTTTGCCGGTCATCCGTTGGGCAAGAACATCGCCGGAACGGCCGCGAGTGTGAACAGCTTTGATCACGACATCACTGAACGGTATCACAAAGCGAGGTTCACAGCCGCAGAACTTGTCATTGCGGCCGCGGGTAATATCGACCACGACGCTCTTGTCGAGATGGCGATCCGTTACGGATTTGCAACCCCGAACGGGAGCGAGGCGCCGAGACAAATTGTGAAAAATGAGCCGCAGCCTGCCGCCCCTTTTATCGTCAAAGCGAACGAGACTCTGGAGCAGGCACACTTCATATTGGCCGCACCGCTTGTCGGAGCCGGCGATCCGCGTCGCTATGCGGCCGACATACTTGCAAATTTGATCGGCGGCGGCACATCGAGCCGGCTTTGGCAGCAGATACGCGAGCAGCGGGGCCTTGCTTACTCGGTCGGTGCGGCGGCGACATTATTCCGAGATTGCGGGATATTTTCGGTATCTGCCGCAACGGCTCCCGAGCACCTCGAAGAGGCCGTCAAGATCTCTGTCGCGGAAATGAGTGCCGTCGCAAAGGACGGCGTTACGGATGACGAACTTGAACTTGCAAAGGAGCAGGCTCGTACATCACTGTTGTTATCGCTCGAAGATTCCGCATCGCGGACCGCTTCGCTTGCACAATCGGAAATGACACACGGGCGGCAGATAACGATCGAAGAGGTGATGGACCAAATTGACAGCGTTTCTGCCGATGACTGCGGGGCACTTGCCGCAGAGTTCTTCTCGACCGACAAGCTTGCATTTGCTGCACTGGGCGATATTGACGAGTTGTCGCTCGATCATTCGATATTGACCGTCTGA
- the pepP gene encoding Xaa-Pro aminopeptidase, with product MRAELKRFFDQMEPGSVAIIPAAHEQTRSYDTEFKFRQDSDFWYLTGFPEPDAIAVITKDSKTPFALYVRPRDPLMETWFGRRQGVDGAVKNFAADKAFSIERFGADLGKLLNGHEKLYYRFAVDRELDRMILGYLTEQRVRRLKAAYPPHTIIDPTPIIGEMRLHKSAKEVELMQTAATIAAEAHILAMKKVRPGMNEAQVEALMEAYMRDKGASGVSYNSIIGGGDNATILHYIENNMPLKDGDLVLIDAGAEYQGYASDITRTFPVNGKFTQAQREVYDVVLDVQLNCIDYTVAGNTVKARQDHSIELLTEGMKKLGLLKGKTSDLIKKKAYMKYYMHGVGHYLGLDVHDAGRYFTDQQARRSKPFAPGMVLTVEPGLYIPPDDRTAPAKYRGIGIRIEDDVLVTKDGNRNMTAKVTKDPDEIEAIMRGSKR from the coding sequence ATGCGAGCAGAATTAAAACGATTTTTCGATCAGATGGAGCCGGGTTCGGTGGCTATCATCCCGGCGGCACACGAGCAGACGCGAAGTTACGATACGGAATTTAAGTTCCGTCAGGATTCGGACTTTTGGTACCTGACCGGTTTTCCTGAGCCTGATGCCATTGCCGTTATCACAAAGGACAGCAAAACGCCGTTCGCGCTTTATGTGCGGCCGCGCGACCCGCTGATGGAGACATGGTTCGGCCGCCGGCAGGGCGTTGACGGCGCCGTGAAGAACTTTGCCGCCGATAAGGCCTTTTCGATCGAGCGGTTCGGTGCCGACCTTGGCAAACTGTTGAACGGCCACGAAAAGCTCTACTACCGTTTTGCTGTCGATCGGGAACTTGATCGGATGATACTCGGTTATTTGACAGAGCAGCGTGTGCGTCGGTTAAAGGCCGCATATCCGCCGCATACGATCATAGATCCGACACCGATCATCGGCGAGATGCGCCTTCACAAATCTGCCAAAGAGGTCGAGCTGATGCAGACGGCGGCCACTATCGCCGCAGAGGCACACATCTTGGCGATGAAAAAGGTCAGGCCCGGAATGAACGAGGCGCAGGTCGAGGCCCTTATGGAGGCTTATATGCGCGACAAGGGTGCGAGCGGAGTTTCGTACAACTCGATAATCGGCGGCGGCGACAACGCGACGATCCTGCATTATATCGAGAATAATATGCCGCTAAAGGACGGCGACCTTGTGCTGATCGATGCGGGAGCGGAATATCAAGGGTATGCATCAGACATCACGCGGACCTTTCCGGTTAACGGCAAATTTACGCAGGCGCAGCGTGAGGTTTACGATGTCGTGCTTGACGTGCAGCTAAATTGTATCGACTATACCGTGGCCGGCAACACCGTAAAAGCGAGGCAGGACCACTCGATCGAACTCTTGACCGAAGGTATGAAAAAGCTCGGCCTTTTGAAAGGCAAGACGTCTGACCTGATCAAGAAAAAGGCGTATATGAAATATTATATGCACGGCGTTGGGCATTATTTAGGCCTCGATGTCCACGATGCAGGCCGCTACTTTACCGACCAGCAGGCTCGCCGCTCCAAGCCGTTCGCTCCGGGAATGGTACTTACGGTCGAGCCGGGGCTTTACATTCCGCCTGATGATAGAACGGCTCCCGCAAAGTATCGCGGCATTGGCATCCGCATCGAGGACGATGTGCTTGTAACGAAGGACGGTAACCGTAACATGACGGCAAAGGTTACAAAGGATCCTGACGAGATCGAGGCTATTATGCGAGGCTCGAAGCGGTAA
- a CDS encoding HlyD family secretion protein, protein MSDEDDNETVSEPAATTPAASEDDPSESSAQPKNGKRRRIFIFAGTGALLLCIVGFGYWLYARQFESTDDAFIEGDIVQISPRVSAHVKKIYVSDNQLVHKGDLLVELSTEDLEVKLEQAKAELANANSQYQHAVASTDLTASTTHAAKLQARSNVSTTTGNIEQNRLAANSRRAQVTQAEAAVRTATANLAQAQAQVAQPESDVRLAQLEYDRRLALFNKGDISQQSVDQALNQLQNARSRLDAAHRQVDSARSRVDESKAAVLTATENYRQSLAQVNVSRSQADESMGRLAQADTAPEQIAVSRSQIETAAAAQAAAEAAVHQAELDLSYAKIYAPEEGHVTKKAVEEGQLVQIGMPLMAISMSSNVWVIANFKETQLENMRVGQGVDIEVDAYPGQKFKGKVDSFQAGTGSRFSVLPPENASGNYVKVVQRLPVKIVFDQPPDDIHLLVPGMSVVPVVKVR, encoded by the coding sequence ATGAGCGACGAAGACGATAATGAGACAGTGAGCGAACCGGCCGCTACAACCCCTGCGGCATCCGAAGATGATCCTTCGGAAAGCTCTGCTCAGCCAAAGAACGGCAAGCGGCGGCGGATATTCATTTTTGCGGGAACAGGTGCGTTGCTTTTGTGCATCGTAGGTTTCGGTTATTGGCTTTACGCGCGCCAATTCGAATCGACCGATGATGCCTTTATCGAAGGCGACATCGTGCAGATCAGCCCGCGCGTCTCGGCCCATGTAAAAAAGATCTATGTATCGGACAATCAGCTTGTCCACAAAGGCGATCTGCTTGTTGAGCTTAGCACCGAAGACCTCGAAGTAAAGCTTGAACAGGCAAAAGCCGAGCTCGCAAATGCCAACAGTCAATATCAGCACGCTGTTGCGAGCACCGACCTGACGGCGAGTACAACACACGCTGCAAAGCTGCAGGCACGTTCAAACGTATCAACGACAACGGGCAATATCGAACAGAACCGCCTCGCGGCAAACAGCCGCAGGGCACAAGTTACGCAAGCCGAGGCCGCAGTAAGGACGGCGACGGCGAACCTCGCACAAGCACAGGCACAGGTCGCTCAACCTGAGTCCGACGTACGTCTTGCCCAACTCGAATACGATCGCCGCCTCGCTTTATTCAACAAAGGCGACATTTCGCAGCAATCGGTCGATCAAGCCCTCAATCAATTACAGAACGCAAGATCGCGTCTCGACGCGGCTCACCGTCAGGTCGATTCGGCCCGTTCGCGTGTTGATGAATCGAAGGCCGCGGTCCTTACCGCCACCGAGAACTATCGGCAATCGCTCGCGCAGGTCAACGTCAGCCGCTCGCAGGCTGATGAGTCGATGGGCCGTCTCGCCCAAGCCGACACGGCCCCGGAGCAGATCGCCGTTAGCCGTTCGCAGATAGAAACGGCGGCGGCTGCACAGGCGGCGGCCGAGGCGGCGGTACATCAGGCAGAACTCGACCTTTCATACGCAAAGATCTACGCTCCGGAAGAAGGCCACGTTACAAAGAAGGCGGTTGAAGAAGGCCAGCTCGTCCAGATCGGAATGCCGCTGATGGCCATCTCGATGTCGAGCAATGTTTGGGTCATCGCAAATTTCAAGGAAACTCAACTTGAAAATATGCGGGTCGGCCAAGGAGTCGATATCGAGGTTGACGCGTATCCCGGGCAGAAATTCAAAGGAAAAGTTGACAGTTTTCAGGCCGGAACAGGATCGAGGTTCTCCGTGCTGCCGCCGGAGAATGCGTCGGGAAACTATGTGAAGGTCGTACAGCGGCTTCCCGTAAAGATCGTTTTTGATCAGCCGCCTGACGACATTCATCTGCTGGTACCAGGAATGTCGGTCGTACCGGTGGTCAAGGTCCGCTGA
- a CDS encoding oligopeptide transporter, OPT family → MKNPFLENFKPYIPDSATLRELTPIPLIVGTVLGIIFGASSLYLVLKVGLTVSASIPVAVVAITLFRLLSKIGMRDATILEANIMQTAGSAGESIAFGIGVTMPAIMILGFDLELSRVMIVAVMGGLLGILMMIPLRRALIKDQHGLLKYPEGTACAEVLKAGASKESREASHLGDTHGDDNAALHGGKIITVGFIFGFLFNVLMKVLFFWKEQPGYDFTKNGFNGASINSDNDPTLLGVGYIIGPKVAGLMMGGGVLSYLVMIPMIKFFGAAVTEPIAPEISKTISEMSISDVRSAYVLYIGAGAVAMAGIISLVRSLPTIWHGLKGGLADLRGGSERSKSATPRTDQDLSLKWVIIGLIILMLGIMLAPQLNLSVFQHPFVAFFGALLIIILGFLFVTVSSRLTGEIGSSSNPISGMTVATLLITCLAFLGMGWTAADPYFVTALSIGGIVCIAASNGGTTSQDLKTGFWVGGTPWRQQIAILVGALASALVLGALLIMLNNNETYFQKIEPSNPVASLTIPENKLFTQDGKLQTEIVSSGKYRGVDTNTYRVWQNTKPEEGQVGKYLIDEAGKPIYFVDPGINGIISKDEDGKPLTRYDAPKATLMSYIIKGVLGQNLPWGLVILGAMIAVVLELASVPSLAFAVGLYLPISTSSPIFIGGIVRYLVDLYLKRKLSTTNMTEDEIAAETDKSNGVLLASGYIAGGAIAGILIALFAVLPTLKNIQDKAAHWSEQNNPFLAGDFLGFIPLVGLAVILYLVGREIWLKGRSA, encoded by the coding sequence ATGAAAAATCCGTTTCTCGAGAACTTTAAGCCGTATATCCCTGACTCGGCAACCCTGCGTGAGCTGACACCGATCCCGCTGATCGTAGGCACGGTGCTCGGCATTATTTTCGGAGCATCATCGCTTTACTTGGTACTGAAGGTCGGTTTGACCGTTTCGGCGTCGATACCGGTCGCCGTGGTAGCGATCACGCTGTTTCGCCTTCTCTCAAAGATCGGCATGCGTGACGCAACTATCCTCGAAGCGAACATTATGCAGACCGCAGGATCGGCGGGCGAATCGATCGCATTCGGCATCGGCGTTACGATGCCGGCGATCATGATCCTCGGCTTTGACCTGGAACTGTCGCGCGTGATGATCGTCGCGGTTATGGGCGGCCTGCTCGGCATCCTTATGATGATCCCGCTTAGGCGAGCCCTGATCAAAGATCAGCACGGCCTTTTGAAATATCCTGAGGGCACAGCCTGTGCTGAGGTCTTAAAGGCAGGCGCCTCAAAGGAATCGCGTGAGGCCTCGCACCTCGGCGACACTCACGGTGATGACAACGCCGCTCTGCACGGCGGCAAGATCATCACGGTCGGTTTCATCTTCGGCTTTCTTTTCAACGTGTTGATGAAGGTTCTTTTCTTTTGGAAGGAACAGCCCGGCTACGATTTCACGAAGAACGGCTTTAACGGTGCTTCGATCAACTCGGATAACGACCCGACGCTTCTCGGTGTCGGATACATAATCGGGCCGAAGGTCGCGGGTTTGATGATGGGCGGCGGCGTCCTTTCGTATCTCGTAATGATCCCGATGATCAAGTTCTTTGGCGCCGCGGTAACCGAGCCGATCGCACCTGAAATAAGTAAAACGATCTCGGAGATGTCCATCAGTGATGTAAGGAGCGCGTATGTCCTCTACATCGGTGCCGGTGCGGTCGCAATGGCGGGCATCATCTCGCTCGTTCGCAGCCTGCCGACGATATGGCACGGGCTTAAGGGCGGCCTTGCCGACCTGCGGGGCGGATCCGAACGCTCAAAATCAGCAACACCGCGAACTGATCAAGATCTTTCGCTCAAATGGGTCATCATTGGACTTATCATCCTGATGCTTGGCATCATGCTGGCTCCGCAGCTCAACTTGAGCGTTTTCCAACATCCCTTCGTAGCATTCTTCGGTGCGTTGCTCATCATCATATTGGGCTTCCTTTTCGTTACGGTATCGTCAAGGCTGACGGGTGAGATCGGCTCTTCATCCAACCCGATCTCAGGTATGACGGTCGCAACACTGCTCATCACATGCCTTGCATTCCTCGGCATGGGCTGGACGGCCGCAGACCCGTATTTTGTAACGGCACTTTCGATCGGCGGCATCGTCTGCATCGCAGCCTCGAACGGCGGCACGACATCGCAAGATCTCAAGACCGGCTTCTGGGTAGGAGGCACGCCGTGGCGGCAGCAGATAGCTATCCTTGTCGGAGCACTCGCCTCGGCGCTGGTGCTGGGTGCTTTGCTCATTATGCTCAATAACAATGAGACGTACTTCCAGAAGATCGAGCCGTCGAATCCCGTCGCCTCGCTCACCATTCCGGAAAATAAGCTCTTTACTCAAGACGGCAAACTTCAGACCGAGATCGTCAGCAGCGGCAAATACCGAGGCGTCGATACTAATACTTACCGAGTCTGGCAAAACACCAAGCCGGAGGAAGGCCAAGTCGGCAAATACCTGATCGATGAAGCAGGAAAACCGATATATTTTGTCGATCCGGGCATCAACGGCATCATCTCGAAAGACGAGGACGGAAAACCGCTCACACGATACGACGCCCCGAAAGCAACCCTGATGTCATATATCATCAAAGGTGTGCTCGGCCAAAATTTGCCGTGGGGCCTCGTTATCCTCGGAGCGATGATCGCAGTTGTGCTGGAGCTTGCAAGTGTTCCGTCCCTTGCATTCGCGGTCGGCCTTTATCTGCCTATATCAACCTCGTCGCCGATATTTATCGGCGGCATCGTTCGCTATCTCGTCGATCTGTATCTCAAACGAAAGTTGTCCACAACAAATATGACCGAGGATGAGATCGCAGCCGAAACCGACAAGTCGAACGGCGTTTTGCTCGCGTCCGGCTACATCGCGGGCGGAGCGATCGCGGGTATCCTGATAGCACTTTTCGCCGTACTTCCAACGCTAAAGAATATTCAGGATAAGGCCGCCCACTGGTCCGAACAGAACAATCCGTTCCTCGCCGGCGACTTCCTCGGCTTTATTCCGCTCGTCGGGCTTGCGGTCATTCTGTACCTTGTCGGCCGCGAGATATGGCTGAAAGGCCGATCCGCGTGA